From one Populus alba chromosome 17, ASM523922v2, whole genome shotgun sequence genomic stretch:
- the LOC118037135 gene encoding universal stress protein PHOS32, whose translation MGKARTFGVGMDYSPASKAALRWAAENLIDEGDRVILIQAQPPKADHTRKQLFEDNGSPLVPLEEFREINYSKQYGLTHDPEVLDILDTVSKTKGAKVVAKVYWGDPREKLIDSVDDLKLDSLVIGSRGLGAIKRVLLGSVSHYVVTNASCPVTVVKGSKP comes from the exons ATGGGAAAAGCACGTACGTTTGGTGTTGGCATGGACTACTCCCCTGCAAGCAAGGCAGCCCTCCGTTGGGCAGCGGAGAATTTGATAGACGAGGGAGACCGAGTTATTCTAATCCAAGCTCAGCCTCCTAAAGCTGATCATACCAGGAAGCAGCTTTTCGAGGACAATGGATCAC CTTTAGTGCCACTTGAGGAATTCAGGGAGATTAATTATTCAAAGCAATATGGGCTTACTCATGATCCTGAAGTGCTTGACATTCTTGATACAGTTTCGAAGACCAAAGGG GCTAAGGTGGTGGCTAAGGTTTACTGGGGAGATCCAAGGGAGAAGCTGATTGATTCTGTGGATGATCTCAAGCTGGATTCTCTTGTTATTGGAAGTAGGGGTTTAGGTGCTATCAAGAG GGTTTTGCTTGGGAGTGTTAGCCACTATGTGGTGACAAATGCTTCATGTCCAGTCACCGTGGTTAAGGGATCCAAACCCTAA